Genomic segment of Prosthecobacter debontii:
ATGCTCAATTGGAAGGATTGATCAACACGCGAGAGGAAGCTCTCGAATGGGTGCAAAACCATCACAAAAACAGTCAGCCGTAATCCGTATTCGGTAATCAGTGGACACTGAACACTGATTACCGAATACTGAACTCTATCATGGCTGAAGTTCCCTCCACACGCATCCTCCCGCTTGGCAGCACCGCTCCTGAATTTGAATTGCCTGCTGCTCTGGGGCAAACCTACACGCTGGATGATGTGCGAGGTCCACGGGGCTTGCTGGTGATGTTTGTGTGCAATCACTGCCCCTTCGTCATCCACCTCGCTGCAGCTCTGAGTGAGTTCGCCAAGGAGCTAGAGACTCAGGGTATTGGCGTGGTGGCCATCACCTCCAACGACATCGAAAAATACCCAGCCGATTCTCCCGCGAAAATGGTGGAGTTCAGCGCTCAATACGGCTGGAATTTTCCTTACCTTTACGATGCAGATCAAAGTGTGGCCCATGCCTACGTCGCCGCCTGCACGCCTGATTTTTATCTTTTCGATGGCGAACTGAAGCTGACCTACTGTGGACAGTTCGATGGATCACGACCTAAAAACACCACGCCGATCACGGGTGACGACCTCCGTGCAGCAGTGCAAGCTCTGCTAGCGGGAGAAGCGCCCATCCAGACGCAACGCCCCAGCACCGGTTGCAACATCAAGTGGAAACCGGGCAATGAGCCGGATCATTTCAAGCTGCACTAAAGCAGTCGGTTCCTGCAATTTCCCGCGCAACCTTGGCGGTGTTTGTGCGTTGTAGCACGATTACTGCATGGCACCGCTTTCTCTTTCCGACG
This window contains:
- a CDS encoding thioredoxin family protein, which translates into the protein MAEVPSTRILPLGSTAPEFELPAALGQTYTLDDVRGPRGLLVMFVCNHCPFVIHLAAALSEFAKELETQGIGVVAITSNDIEKYPADSPAKMVEFSAQYGWNFPYLYDADQSVAHAYVAACTPDFYLFDGELKLTYCGQFDGSRPKNTTPITGDDLRAAVQALLAGEAPIQTQRPSTGCNIKWKPGNEPDHFKLH